The window TATAACGTTCAGTAGTTGTGTCTAACAGTAGAATTGCATAACCAGGACATTCTCTCGTTGAGCCAACGCTCAGTCAGTGATCATTTCCAGGATAGGTGATTTTCCTGTCAGGTTTCAGGACTAAGATGCTCAAAATTTTTGTTTCACGTTCAAGTTAATGAAGTCTACACGGTTCCACAGTTTAATTGGTTTTTTGCAAGATGAGTTGGCGATTCCATCGGCTTCTATTGATCTAGCTATCCGTCATCATCCCGATACCGCCAATGTATTGCCGATGATTCTTTGGCAATACGGATTGGTGACGTTGGAGCAGTTAGATAGAATTTTTGAGTGGTTAGAAACGGCTTAGCGGTTTTTAGGTATACTTCACTCCATGCCGATTTCCTTTTCACCACTAGAAGTAATGAGTGGGAGCGTCACGGTAAAGGTTGTTCCCACACCCATTTGACTGTTGACTTTGATAGAGCCACCATGTAACTCAACAGCATTTTTCACAACCACTAAACCTAGCCCTGTCCCAGGAAACTTACTGGCATTGTTAGCGCGATGGAATGCTTCAAATAAACGGGGCTGGTCTTCTTCTGGAATCCCGATACCTTGGTCTTGTATCTGAAATTCCAAATGGCTGTCGAGGCAGGTGAGAATAAAGCCAATGGTACTACCAACCGGGGAATACTTGATAGCATTTGAGAGTAAGTTACTCAAAATATGGAACAAGAGTTTTTCATCCAGAGCCACGGAAATACAAAGATTTAAATCGGGAGAGCTATCGGATTTACAACCTGAACCTTGAGGCGTAAAGATGATGGTGTGTTGACGACCCGTAGAGAGTTGTAACTCTTCCACCAAACCGTGACAGAACTCAATCACGTTCATCGGAGCAGGATTAAACTCTAATTTTCCGGCTTCAGCCTTACCGACTAGTAAGACATCATCCAACATTTGAGTCATGTGTTTGACGCGGGAGTAAATCCGCTCAAAGTGAACTTG of the Allocoleopsis franciscana PCC 7113 genome contains:
- a CDS encoding DUF2949 domain-containing protein, whose product is MKSTRFHSLIGFLQDELAIPSASIDLAIRHHPDTANVLPMILWQYGLVTLEQLDRIFEWLETA